One window of the Pseudomonadota bacterium genome contains the following:
- the bioA gene encoding adenosylmethionine--8-amino-7-oxononanoate transaminase, giving the protein MSSLRERDAEVIWHPFTQSGMGVTPLSVVAAEGSNLILEDGRKIIDGISSWWCNTHGHGHPELVKAAAKQFATLDHVMFAGFTHEPAVALAEALLKVLPQGFAKIFFSDNGSTACEVALKLALQFWSNQGLSKRRRIIALDGGYHGDTFGAMAVGARGPFSAPFDSMLFEVERVSIDGGEAALAHMRSLCESEEIAAFIFEPLVQGAGGMRMYDAALLDSYMAIAHEYGVLSIADEVMTGFGRTGALFASESLLLSPDIICLSKGLTAGSLPLAVTVCTQEIFERFISSDHSRTFFHGHTYTANPIACAVALVALNLTVAPECEAARKRIEHLHREAAEELSRIGYIENARVCGTILAFDLNMGDVPGYMSNIARQAFQFFIERGLLIRPLGNVVYCMPPYCITEGELAMVYQAMKDFQLS; this is encoded by the coding sequence TGCAGAGGTTATATGGCACCCCTTTACTCAAAGCGGAATGGGGGTAACGCCTCTTTCCGTTGTGGCAGCTGAGGGAAGTAATCTTATACTGGAAGATGGGCGTAAGATTATAGATGGAATCTCATCATGGTGGTGCAATACGCACGGACACGGTCATCCGGAGCTGGTGAAGGCGGCTGCAAAGCAGTTCGCCACGTTAGACCACGTTATGTTTGCTGGCTTTACGCATGAGCCCGCAGTTGCATTAGCAGAGGCACTACTTAAGGTCTTACCGCAGGGCTTTGCAAAGATTTTCTTCTCCGATAACGGTTCAACGGCGTGTGAGGTGGCGCTTAAGCTAGCTCTTCAATTCTGGAGTAATCAGGGCCTCTCTAAGAGGAGACGTATTATAGCGCTTGATGGTGGCTATCATGGAGACACCTTTGGTGCCATGGCAGTCGGTGCACGAGGGCCATTTTCGGCGCCATTTGATTCGATGTTATTTGAGGTTGAGAGGGTTTCCATTGATGGCGGTGAGGCGGCCTTGGCGCATATGCGTAGTCTTTGTGAGAGTGAAGAGATAGCTGCTTTTATCTTTGAGCCGCTCGTTCAGGGGGCGGGTGGAATGCGGATGTACGATGCGGCGCTGCTTGATAGTTACATGGCGATTGCGCACGAGTACGGGGTGCTTTCTATCGCAGATGAGGTTATGACCGGATTTGGGCGAACTGGGGCGCTCTTTGCGAGTGAGTCTCTGCTGCTGTCTCCTGATATTATCTGTCTTTCTAAGGGGCTTACCGCAGGAAGTTTACCCCTTGCGGTAACGGTATGTACGCAGGAGATATTTGAGCGTTTTATATCAAGTGACCATTCGCGTACCTTCTTTCATGGGCATACTTATACGGCCAATCCGATCGCTTGCGCCGTGGCCCTAGTAGCGCTCAATCTTACCGTAGCACCTGAGTGCGAGGCAGCACGTAAACGTATAGAGCATCTGCACCGAGAGGCGGCTGAGGAGCTCTCGAGGATAGGATACATAGAAAATGCTAGGGTATGCGGAACAATTTTAGCCTTTGATTTAAACATGGGCGATGTGCCCGGGTATATGAGCAACATAGCGCGTCAGGCCTTCCAGTTTTTTATTGAGCGTGGTTTGTTAATTAGACCACTTGGGAACGTTGTCTACTGTATGCCGCCGTACTGCATAACTGAAGGTGAGCTTGCAATGGTGTACCAGGCTATG